The Ensifer adhaerens genome contains a region encoding:
- a CDS encoding lipo-like protein produces the protein MRTIYPLSESKDTLLDRLGARLAARLQAQTSGYEPYTPSDQETLARTLRPGDILLIEGNQKVSAAIKYLTQSTWSHAAFFAGDQMPLTLDQATLPVIERPQLIEVNIGEGCVAVPLKKYASFNTRICRPIALTPDDRTALVGFMISRLGMKYDLKNILDMLRYFMPTPPVPVRWRRRLLAFGSGDPTRAICSTLIAAAFEQIRYPILPEVTRAPGRASATSTYSREEILHIRHHSLYTPRDFDLSPFFAIVKPTLEFGFDYKRLLWQGDGEHPFKG, from the coding sequence ATGAGGACCATCTATCCACTTTCCGAAAGCAAGGACACGCTGCTCGATCGTCTCGGCGCCAGGCTCGCCGCACGCCTGCAGGCGCAGACGTCGGGCTACGAGCCCTACACGCCATCCGATCAGGAAACGCTGGCGCGCACGCTGCGCCCGGGCGACATTCTCCTGATCGAAGGCAACCAGAAGGTTTCGGCAGCGATCAAGTATCTGACGCAATCGACCTGGTCGCATGCCGCCTTCTTTGCCGGTGACCAGATGCCGCTGACGCTCGATCAGGCGACACTACCCGTCATCGAGCGGCCGCAACTGATCGAGGTAAACATCGGCGAGGGCTGCGTTGCCGTGCCGTTGAAGAAATACGCCTCGTTCAACACCCGCATCTGCCGGCCTATCGCGCTGACGCCGGATGATCGCACAGCACTCGTCGGCTTCATGATCTCGAGGCTCGGGATGAAATACGACCTGAAGAACATTTTGGACATGCTGCGCTATTTCATGCCGACGCCGCCGGTTCCGGTGCGCTGGCGGCGGCGCCTGCTTGCCTTCGGTTCCGGCGACCCGACGCGCGCGATCTGCTCGACGCTGATTGCGGCCGCCTTCGAGCAGATCCGCTATCCGATCCTGCCCGAGGTTACCCGCGCGCCCGGACGGGCGTCCGCGACCTCGACCTATTCACGCGAGGAGATCCTGCATATCCGCCATCATTCGCTCTACACGCCCAGGGATTTCGACCTCTCGCCGTTCTTCGCGATCGTCAAGCCGACGCTGGAGTTCGGCTTCGACTACAAGCGATTACTCTGGCAAGGTGACGGAGAACACCCGTTCAAAGGTTGA
- the mbfA gene encoding iron exporter MbfA — protein sequence MFSRLFSRSKRPFLSLSEQEILALAISSEEDDGRIYLAYADALRAQYPHSAKVFEEMAEEESHHRQWLIDLHVQRFGNRIPLIRREHVRDFPERKPDWLIAEMPIEKAREEAEAMEEAAHRFYVEAATRTQDAATRKLLGDLAIAEKSHESLARRLGEEHTPEDVRAEEDQTARRQFILTYVQPGLAGLMDGSVSTLAPIFAAAFATQDTWQTFLVGLSASVGAGISMGFTEAAHDDGKLSGRGSPIKRGLASGIMTALGGLGHALPYLIPHFWTATATAAVIVFVELWAIAFIQNRYMETPFLRAAFQVVLGGGLVLAAGILIGNA from the coding sequence ATGTTTTCCCGTCTCTTCTCCCGTTCCAAACGCCCGTTTTTGTCTCTCAGCGAACAGGAAATCCTGGCGCTCGCCATCTCCTCCGAGGAGGACGACGGGCGCATCTATCTCGCCTATGCCGATGCGCTTCGGGCACAGTATCCCCACTCGGCAAAAGTGTTCGAGGAGATGGCGGAGGAGGAAAGCCACCACAGGCAATGGTTGATCGATCTGCACGTCCAGCGCTTCGGCAACCGCATTCCGCTGATCCGGCGCGAACATGTGCGCGACTTCCCCGAGCGCAAGCCTGACTGGCTGATTGCCGAAATGCCGATCGAAAAGGCGCGCGAGGAGGCCGAAGCGATGGAGGAGGCGGCGCACCGCTTCTATGTCGAGGCCGCCACCAGAACCCAGGATGCCGCCACCCGCAAACTGCTCGGCGATCTCGCGATCGCCGAAAAGTCGCATGAATCGCTCGCCCGTCGGCTTGGCGAAGAGCATACGCCTGAGGACGTGCGCGCCGAGGAGGACCAGACCGCGCGCCGCCAGTTCATCCTCACTTACGTTCAGCCCGGTCTCGCCGGCCTGATGGACGGCTCGGTCTCGACGCTGGCCCCGATCTTCGCCGCTGCCTTCGCCACCCAGGATACCTGGCAGACCTTCCTTGTCGGTCTCTCGGCCTCCGTCGGCGCTGGCATCTCCATGGGCTTCACCGAAGCCGCCCATGATGACGGCAAGCTTTCCGGTCGCGGCTCACCGATCAAGCGCGGCCTTGCCTCCGGCATCATGACCGCGCTCGGCGGTCTCGGCCATGCGCTGCCCTATCTGATCCCGCATTTCTGGACGGCGACCGCGACTGCAGCGGTAATCGTCTTCGTCGAGCTTTGGGCGATCGCCTTCATCCAGAACCGCTACATGGAAACGCCGTTCCTCAGGGCCGCATTCCAGGTGGTGCTCGGCGGCGGTCTGGTGCTCGCGGCCGGCATCCTGATCGGCAACGCCTGA
- a CDS encoding alpha/beta hydrolase, whose translation MQNTPAETEISFIEVGAAEAARKIAMRVRHADKPTDGQPTLVWLGGYRSDMTGTKAVEVERYAMERGASCVRFDYSGHGSSGGAFTDGTISRWLEESLAVIDQAAPGRVVLIGSSMGGWIALRVIQELRRRGDGNRLAGLVLIAPAPDFTAELIEPNLTEAERASLLERGYFEEPSEYSPEPNIFTRALIEDGRANRVLDGTISTGCPVHILQGMRDPDVPYSHALRLMEHLPADDVVMTLIRDGDHRLSREEDIAKMKQAIGTMLA comes from the coding sequence ATGCAGAATACGCCAGCAGAGACGGAAATCAGCTTCATCGAGGTCGGCGCAGCGGAGGCCGCGCGCAAGATCGCGATGCGCGTGCGGCACGCCGACAAGCCGACGGATGGACAGCCGACGCTGGTCTGGCTCGGCGGCTACCGCTCGGACATGACCGGCACCAAGGCGGTCGAAGTCGAGCGCTATGCCATGGAACGGGGGGCTAGCTGCGTGCGCTTCGATTATTCCGGCCATGGCTCCTCCGGCGGCGCCTTCACCGACGGCACGATCTCGCGCTGGCTGGAAGAAAGCCTCGCCGTCATCGATCAGGCGGCACCGGGGCGCGTGGTGCTGATCGGTTCGTCGATGGGCGGCTGGATTGCCTTGCGGGTCATCCAGGAGCTCAGGCGCCGGGGCGACGGAAACCGGCTCGCCGGTCTCGTCCTGATCGCGCCGGCACCCGACTTTACCGCCGAACTGATCGAGCCCAACCTGACGGAGGCCGAGCGGGCCTCGCTTTTAGAACGCGGCTATTTCGAGGAGCCTTCCGAATACAGCCCCGAGCCGAACATCTTTACCCGCGCGCTCATCGAGGACGGCCGGGCCAACCGGGTGCTCGACGGCACGATCTCCACCGGCTGCCCGGTGCACATCCTGCAGGGCATGCGCGACCCCGATGTCCCCTACTCCCACGCCCTGCGGCTGATGGAGCACCTACCCGCCGACGACGTCGTCATGACGCTCATTCGCGACGGCGACCATCGCCTCTCGCGTGAAGAAGACATTGCTAAAATGAAACAGGCGATCGGCACGATGCTCGCCTGA
- the rplT gene encoding 50S ribosomal protein L20, whose product MARVKRGVTAHAKHKKTLKAAKGFYGRRKNTIRAAKAAVDRSKQFAYRDRKVNKRNFRALWIQRINAAVREFGLTYGRFIDGLNKAGIEVDRKVLSDMAIHEPAAFGALVEASKKALAYLKEAGTANEFESAVR is encoded by the coding sequence ATGGCACGTGTAAAACGCGGCGTAACCGCTCACGCCAAGCACAAGAAGACGCTCAAGGCAGCCAAGGGCTTCTATGGCCGTCGCAAGAACACCATCCGCGCCGCCAAGGCAGCGGTTGACCGTTCGAAGCAGTTCGCTTACCGCGACCGCAAGGTCAACAAGCGCAACTTCCGCGCTCTCTGGATCCAGCGTATCAACGCTGCCGTCCGCGAATTCGGCCTGACCTACGGCCGCTTCATCGACGGCCTGAACAAGGCTGGCATCGAAGTTGACCGCAAGGTTCTGTCCGACATGGCTATCCATGAGCCGGCAGCATTCGGCGCCCTCGTCGAAGCTTCCAAGAAGGCGCTCGCCTATCTCAAGGAAGCCGGCACGGCAAACGAGTTTGAAAGCGCTGTTCGTTAA
- a CDS encoding PepSY domain-containing protein, with product MAMTRRDLIALFCCSLLLSLAPQPGGMAALAKDDDDDDDGGSHGGGGHGNDDDDDDDEDDDDDDDDEDLGPDDAGGIRRSDQERARDGVEKGDILPLKEVLRLVDEDRYGQVIAVDLKRSGGSEIYRLRTRDEQGTIRNLRINARTGKFVNIFGF from the coding sequence ATGGCGATGACACGACGAGACCTGATCGCGCTCTTCTGCTGCTCGCTCCTGCTTTCGCTCGCGCCGCAGCCCGGCGGCATGGCGGCTCTCGCCAAGGATGACGACGACGATGATGACGGTGGCTCGCATGGCGGTGGCGGGCACGGCAACGACGATGACGACGATGATGACGAAGACGATGATGATGATGATGACGACGAAGACCTAGGGCCGGATGATGCCGGCGGTATCCGTCGAAGCGATCAGGAGCGGGCGCGCGACGGCGTCGAAAAGGGCGACATCCTGCCGCTGAAGGAGGTTCTCCGGCTGGTCGACGAAGACAGATACGGCCAGGTCATTGCGGTCGATCTCAAGCGATCGGGTGGCAGCGAGATTTACCGGCTCCGCACCCGCGACGAGCAGGGCACGATCCGCAACCTGCGCATCAATGCTCGAACCGGCAAGTTCGTGAACATTTTCGGGTTCTAG
- a CDS encoding sensor histidine kinase has product MIRSLRLRLAIGASVAICLVLLVVWLSLSRLFTDYVAGRYRAEMATLVDTVAAQVRVRNGELVLPRAPADPRLSLPAGGRYWQLNRDGGTPLRSRSLWDTVIDADRPSAPHHLGFLEAEGPDGAPILVYRQALTLGEGADARQFAVTAGFARSELDDALSAFHGRIRLMLLATAVVLAGAAFLQGALGLLPLVRLRERAARVRSGEEKDFGLAGPREVQPLVSEINLLLAERATALAQARARASDLAHGLKTPLTVLAQLAEGLPKHQRDIALEQVDLVRQRADRQLQAARMGVERMATTLLADLGNKLVSVLRPVTAERDVVWEVDIDPSISLDVDPADLAECLGNLLDNAAKWARARIRLSAEVVDGRVRITVGDDGPGVAEGDREQAMRRGGHSANAAPGHASGNGLGLAISADIAEAYGATMSLGQSALGGLEVALIFDVGGGSRRPRDPT; this is encoded by the coding sequence ATGATCCGCTCGTTGCGGCTGAGGCTGGCAATCGGCGCATCGGTCGCCATCTGCCTGGTTCTGCTGGTGGTCTGGCTCTCCTTGAGCCGGCTTTTTACCGACTACGTTGCCGGGCGCTACCGCGCCGAAATGGCAACGCTCGTCGATACGGTTGCCGCCCAGGTGCGGGTGCGCAACGGTGAATTGGTGCTGCCGCGCGCGCCGGCCGATCCGCGCCTGAGCCTGCCGGCCGGCGGCCGCTACTGGCAACTCAACCGCGACGGCGGCACTCCTTTGCGTTCGCGCTCCCTGTGGGACACGGTGATCGATGCCGATCGACCGTCGGCGCCGCACCACCTGGGCTTCCTCGAAGCGGAGGGGCCGGACGGCGCGCCGATCCTTGTCTACCGCCAGGCCCTGACGCTTGGCGAAGGCGCGGATGCCAGGCAGTTCGCGGTTACTGCCGGCTTTGCGCGCAGCGAACTCGATGACGCTCTTTCCGCCTTTCACGGCCGTATCCGGCTGATGCTGCTGGCGACGGCCGTCGTGCTTGCCGGCGCCGCATTCCTGCAGGGTGCCCTCGGCCTTCTGCCACTGGTGCGGCTGCGGGAACGAGCCGCCCGCGTCCGGTCGGGCGAGGAGAAGGATTTTGGCCTGGCCGGGCCGCGCGAGGTGCAGCCGCTCGTCAGCGAAATCAATCTACTGCTTGCGGAGCGCGCGACCGCGCTGGCGCAAGCCCGGGCGCGCGCCAGCGACCTCGCCCACGGGCTGAAGACGCCGCTGACGGTGCTGGCGCAACTCGCCGAAGGCCTGCCGAAACACCAGCGCGACATCGCGCTCGAACAGGTCGACCTCGTACGCCAGCGAGCCGACCGCCAGCTTCAGGCGGCCCGCATGGGCGTCGAGCGCATGGCAACGACCTTGCTCGCCGATCTCGGCAACAAGCTGGTCAGCGTCCTGCGTCCCGTGACCGCGGAGCGCGACGTCGTCTGGGAGGTCGACATCGATCCGTCGATTTCACTCGACGTCGACCCGGCCGACCTTGCCGAATGTCTCGGCAATCTGCTCGACAATGCCGCCAAATGGGCGCGGGCACGGATCCGCCTATCGGCCGAGGTGGTCGACGGGCGCGTGCGGATCACGGTCGGTGACGATGGGCCGGGGGTTGCCGAGGGCGACCGCGAGCAGGCGATGCGCCGCGGGGGGCATAGTGCCAATGCAGCGCCGGGCCACGCCTCCGGCAATGGCCTGGGGCTTGCGATCAGCGCCGATATAGCGGAGGCCTATGGCGCGACCATGTCGCTCGGGCAGTCGGCCCTGGGCGGTCTCGAGGTCGCACTGATCTTCGACGTCGGCGGCGGCAGCCGGCGCCCGCGCGATCCGACCTGA
- a CDS encoding transglutaminase-like cysteine peptidase, producing the protein MASWTGVKGSIAAFCALFISANTAIPAQAGSPPWMQTGSATSQPIGHYEFCQKYKSECNVRSKGTVAARVTERGWATIRQVNAAVNREITPMTDLELHGRDEVWSYPDGAGDCEDFVLEKRKRLMSRGFSASDLLITVVRKPDGEGHAVLTVRTSQGDFILDNLENGVKLWTNTPYRYLKRQASNHSGRWVTIQNGAEVLVGSVGN; encoded by the coding sequence ATGGCGTCTTGGACTGGGGTTAAGGGAAGTATCGCGGCGTTCTGCGCACTTTTCATTTCAGCAAACACGGCAATCCCCGCGCAGGCGGGATCGCCTCCCTGGATGCAGACCGGCTCCGCGACCTCGCAGCCGATCGGCCACTACGAATTCTGCCAGAAGTACAAGAGCGAGTGCAACGTACGCTCCAAGGGAACCGTCGCTGCGCGCGTGACCGAACGAGGCTGGGCAACGATCCGGCAGGTGAACGCGGCGGTCAACCGCGAGATCACGCCGATGACCGACCTGGAACTGCACGGCCGGGACGAAGTCTGGTCCTATCCGGACGGCGCCGGCGACTGCGAAGACTTCGTGCTCGAAAAGCGCAAGCGCCTGATGAGCAGGGGCTTCTCGGCAAGCGACCTGTTGATCACCGTGGTGCGCAAGCCTGACGGCGAAGGCCATGCGGTTCTGACCGTTCGCACCTCGCAGGGCGACTTCATCCTCGATAACCTCGAAAACGGCGTCAAGCTCTGGACCAACACGCCCTACCGCTACCTGAAGCGCCAGGCGTCGAACCACAGCGGCCGCTGGGTCACCATCCAGAACGGCGCGGAAGTCCTCGTCGGCTCGGTCGGCAACTGA
- the pheS gene encoding phenylalanine--tRNA ligase subunit alpha, with protein MSELETLERTLLADIDAAGDEGSIEAVRVNALGKKGSISELLKTLGTMTPEERQTRGAQINALKNTVAEAIAARKSALKDQAIAERLARETVDISLPVRSSPAERGRIHPISQIVDEITAIFGDMSFSIAEGPDIETDYYNFTALNFPEGHPAREMHDTFFFNPDENGDRKVLRTHTSPVQIRTMEAQKPPIRIIIPGKTYRQDSDATHSPMFHQVEGLVIDKAANVANMRWVLEEFCKAFFEVDQVTMRFRPSFFPFTEPSFEVDIQCDRSGPIVKFGEGTDWMEILGCGMVHPNVLRSGGLDPDEYQGFAWGMGLDRIAMLKYGMPDLRDFFNADVRWMTHYGFRPLDMPTLFGGLSA; from the coding sequence ATGAGCGAACTGGAAACACTGGAACGGACACTCCTGGCGGACATCGACGCCGCCGGCGACGAAGGATCGATCGAGGCGGTGCGCGTCAACGCGCTCGGCAAGAAGGGCTCGATCTCCGAGCTCCTGAAGACGCTCGGCACCATGACGCCGGAAGAGCGCCAGACCCGCGGCGCGCAGATCAACGCGCTGAAGAACACGGTCGCCGAAGCGATCGCCGCCCGCAAGTCGGCGCTGAAGGACCAGGCGATCGCCGAGCGCCTGGCGCGCGAGACTGTCGATATCAGCCTGCCGGTCCGCTCCTCGCCGGCCGAGCGCGGCCGCATCCACCCGATCAGCCAGATCGTCGACGAGATCACCGCGATCTTCGGCGACATGAGCTTCTCGATCGCCGAAGGTCCGGACATCGAGACCGATTACTACAACTTCACGGCGCTGAACTTCCCCGAAGGTCATCCGGCCCGCGAGATGCACGATACGTTCTTCTTCAACCCGGATGAGAACGGCGATCGCAAGGTGCTGCGCACGCACACCTCGCCGGTGCAGATCCGCACGATGGAAGCGCAGAAGCCGCCGATCCGCATCATCATCCCCGGCAAGACCTACCGCCAGGATTCGGACGCGACCCACTCGCCGATGTTCCATCAGGTCGAAGGCCTGGTCATCGACAAGGCGGCCAACGTCGCCAATATGCGCTGGGTGCTGGAAGAATTCTGCAAGGCCTTCTTCGAGGTGGACCAGGTGACGATGCGCTTCCGCCCGTCCTTCTTCCCCTTCACCGAGCCGTCCTTCGAGGTCGACATCCAGTGCGACCGCTCCGGCCCGATCGTGAAGTTCGGCGAAGGCACCGACTGGATGGAGATCCTCGGCTGCGGCATGGTGCACCCGAACGTGCTGCGCTCGGGCGGGCTCGATCCGGACGAGTACCAGGGCTTCGCCTGGGGCATGGGCCTCGATCGCATCGCCATGCTGAAATACGGCATGCCGGACCTGCGCGACTTCTTCAACGCCGACGTTCGCTGGATGACCCATTACGGCTTCCGCCCGCTGGACATGCCGACGCTGTTCGGCGGTCTCTCGGCCTGA
- the rpmI gene encoding 50S ribosomal protein L35, which translates to MPKMKTKSSAKKRFKITATGKVRAAAAGKRHGMIKRSNKFIRDARGTMVLAEPDGKKVIKNYLPNGL; encoded by the coding sequence ATGCCCAAGATGAAGACGAAATCGTCTGCCAAGAAGCGGTTCAAGATCACCGCGACCGGCAAGGTTCGTGCAGCAGCTGCTGGCAAGCGCCACGGCATGATCAAGCGTTCCAACAAGTTCATCCGCGACGCACGTGGAACCATGGTTCTCGCGGAGCCTGATGGCAAGAAGGTCATCAAGAACTACCTGCCCAACGGTCTCTAA
- the infC gene encoding translation initiation factor IF-3, whose protein sequence is MRRPFKADAPVKEGPRSNKEIRVPRVQLIDAEGQNIGAVPIDQALRMAEEAGLDLVEIAPNSEPPVCKILDLGKLKFANQKKAAEARKKQKIVEIKEIKMRPNIDTHDYDVKMRAMNRFFEDGDKVKVTLKFRGREMAHQELGMKLLLQVKDDTQAIAKVEAEPKLEGRQMMMVLAPR, encoded by the coding sequence ATTCGCAGACCGTTCAAAGCGGACGCCCCCGTCAAGGAGGGGCCGCGCTCAAACAAGGAAATCCGGGTGCCCCGGGTTCAGCTTATCGACGCCGAAGGCCAGAACATCGGCGCCGTCCCGATCGACCAGGCGCTCCGTATGGCGGAGGAAGCCGGTCTTGATCTGGTGGAAATCGCGCCGAACTCCGAACCGCCGGTGTGCAAGATCCTCGATCTTGGCAAGCTGAAGTTCGCCAACCAGAAGAAGGCGGCCGAAGCGCGCAAGAAACAGAAGATCGTCGAAATCAAAGAAATCAAGATGCGTCCCAACATCGACACGCACGATTATGACGTGAAGATGCGGGCGATGAACCGGTTCTTCGAGGACGGCGACAAGGTCAAGGTCACGCTGAAGTTCCGCGGTCGCGAAATGGCCCACCAGGAACTCGGCATGAAGCTTCTGCTGCAGGTCAAGGACGACACCCAGGCGATTGCCAAGGTGGAAGCCGAGCCGAAGCTCGAAGGCCGCCAGATGATGATGGTTCTCGCGCCGCGCTAA
- a CDS encoding SAM-dependent methyltransferase: MFPLSHMMKSFIRKGRLTVIDADGKRHVYSGTPGPEVTMRLTDKKLYRSLVFNAELAAGEAYMDGTMRFEEGSTLRDFLTLFSINRLSLGSYPIQKLLRAVKMRFRKRQQANPKGKAQQNVAHHYDLGNEFYKLFLDENMLYSCAYFREPNETLETAQRNKLRLLASKLCLEPGMKVLDIGCGWGDLAMYLAQLADVQVLGVTLSKEQQALATERARKAGLSDRVRFELKDYRDVQGPFDRIVSVGMFEHVGVHHYDEFFKKLNALMPDDGLAVLHSIGHMSPPGMASSWLRKYIFPGAYSPALSEVFEVVERNSLWVSDLEFLRVHYATTLAHWGARFDANRDKVIALYDERFARMWEFYLISAEMMFRTGSQLVFHMQLSRSRDAAPIVRDYITDRQRDYMAREQALALNL, encoded by the coding sequence ATGTTCCCATTGTCGCATATGATGAAGTCGTTCATTCGCAAGGGTCGCCTGACGGTGATCGATGCCGATGGCAAGAGGCACGTTTATTCCGGGACGCCAGGACCGGAAGTGACGATGCGTCTCACCGACAAGAAGCTTTATCGCAGCCTCGTCTTCAATGCCGAACTGGCCGCCGGCGAAGCCTATATGGACGGCACCATGCGCTTCGAGGAGGGCTCCACCCTCCGCGATTTCCTGACGCTGTTTTCGATCAACCGCCTGTCGCTCGGCTCCTACCCGATCCAGAAGTTGCTGCGCGCGGTAAAAATGCGTTTCCGCAAGCGTCAGCAGGCCAACCCCAAGGGCAAGGCCCAGCAGAACGTCGCGCATCACTACGATCTCGGCAACGAGTTCTACAAGCTGTTCCTCGACGAGAACATGCTCTACTCCTGCGCCTACTTCCGCGAGCCCAACGAGACGCTCGAGACGGCGCAGCGCAACAAGCTGAGGTTGCTTGCCTCCAAGCTTTGCCTGGAGCCCGGCATGAAGGTGCTGGATATTGGCTGCGGCTGGGGCGATCTCGCGATGTACTTGGCGCAGCTGGCGGATGTTCAGGTGCTCGGCGTCACGCTTTCCAAGGAGCAGCAGGCGCTTGCCACCGAACGGGCGCGCAAGGCGGGCCTGTCGGACCGGGTGCGTTTCGAGCTCAAGGACTATCGCGATGTGCAGGGGCCGTTCGACCGCATCGTCTCGGTCGGGATGTTCGAACATGTCGGCGTCCATCACTATGACGAGTTCTTCAAGAAGCTGAACGCGCTGATGCCGGACGACGGCCTGGCGGTGCTGCATTCGATCGGCCACATGAGCCCGCCCGGCATGGCGAGCTCGTGGCTTCGCAAGTACATCTTCCCGGGCGCCTATTCGCCGGCACTGTCGGAGGTCTTCGAGGTCGTCGAGCGCAACAGCCTCTGGGTCAGCGATCTCGAATTCCTGCGGGTGCACTACGCGACGACGCTTGCCCATTGGGGCGCGCGCTTCGACGCGAACCGCGACAAGGTGATCGCGCTATACGACGAGCGCTTTGCCCGCATGTGGGAGTTCTATCTGATCAGTGCCGAGATGATGTTCCGCACCGGCAGCCAGCTTGTCTTCCACATGCAGCTGTCGCGCTCGCGTGATGCGGCGCCGATCGTTCGCGATTACATCACCGACCGCCAGCGCGATTACATGGCCCGCGAACAGGCGCTCGCTCTCAACCTTTGA
- a CDS encoding response regulator transcription factor, with the protein MRILLAEDDPNIAAHVASRLEAEGYGVDTLTHGPDVWEQGESGNYALVILDLGLPGMDGLSILKRWRQAGLETPVLVLTARGSWMERVDGFDAGADDYLPKPFRAEELLARLRALLRRAGPRVASVRAAGRFTLDEAGRRVTFDGLPLDLSPLEYRMLALFVERKGQVVTPLELASHVQGRDDDAAKNAVEAMIARLRKKTESGAIETRRGFGYVLPDGGA; encoded by the coding sequence ATGCGGATTCTTCTGGCGGAGGACGATCCCAACATCGCGGCCCATGTGGCAAGCCGGCTGGAGGCGGAAGGCTACGGCGTCGATACGCTCACCCATGGCCCGGATGTCTGGGAGCAAGGGGAGAGCGGTAACTACGCCCTGGTCATCCTCGATCTCGGCCTGCCGGGCATGGACGGGCTGTCGATCCTGAAGCGTTGGCGGCAGGCGGGGCTGGAGACGCCGGTTCTGGTTCTGACGGCGCGCGGCTCTTGGATGGAGCGCGTCGACGGTTTCGATGCCGGGGCGGACGACTATCTGCCGAAACCCTTTCGGGCCGAGGAGCTTCTGGCGCGGCTGCGCGCCCTTCTGCGGCGCGCCGGTCCGCGTGTTGCGTCGGTGCGTGCTGCCGGACGCTTCACCCTCGACGAGGCGGGGCGCCGGGTGACCTTCGACGGGCTGCCGCTCGACCTCAGCCCGCTCGAATACCGCATGCTTGCACTGTTCGTGGAGCGCAAGGGGCAGGTTGTCACGCCGCTCGAGCTGGCAAGCCACGTTCAGGGCCGCGACGATGATGCCGCCAAGAACGCAGTGGAAGCGATGATTGCCCGTCTGCGCAAGAAGACGGAGAGCGGTGCGATCGAAACGCGGCGTGGATTTGGCTATGTCCTGCCGGACGGTGGCGCATGA